One window of the Candidatus Zixiibacteriota bacterium genome contains the following:
- a CDS encoding hypothetical protein (Evidence 5 : Unknown function): protein MSLGRKFRNNYRLDLILKIYLAIIAAIITSSILNIWMITYLKWNPILTHFASLVLGGLVTIFAVFHLAKREGRPGEKIKQSLKMMGEGKLCRTVRLDSANMMAEIAESMNRANQELSGRLKVVMRNLDRLAEVEDELSVQLKGHSPNDPHTKNLIYMMKISTSRLKNDLESFSLEEENVTGA, encoded by the coding sequence ATGTCTTTGGGAAGAAAATTCAGGAATAACTACCGCCTTGACCTGATCCTGAAAATCTACTTGGCGATAATTGCCGCCATCATAACCTCATCAATACTCAACATTTGGATGATAACTTACCTGAAATGGAACCCGATCCTGACACATTTTGCTTCGCTGGTTCTCGGCGGGCTGGTCACGATTTTTGCCGTCTTCCATTTGGCGAAGAGGGAAGGACGTCCCGGTGAAAAAATCAAGCAGAGCCTAAAAATGATGGGCGAGGGAAAACTCTGCCGGACGGTGCGCCTCGATTCCGCTAATATGATGGCTGAAATCGCCGAATCAATGAATCGGGCCAATCAGGAGTTGTCGGGACGGCTGAAAGTGGTTATGCGGAATTTGGATCGGCTGGCCGAAGTTGAAGACGAACTATCGGTGCAACTGAAAGGTCATTCCCCCAATGATCCCCATACCAAAAACCTCATTTATATGATGAAAATATCCACCAGCCGGCTTAAAAACGACCTTGAGTCATTTTCCCTTGAAGAAGAGAACGTCACCGGCGCCTGA
- a CDS encoding exported hypothetical protein (Evidence 5 : Unknown function), which produces MIISKSTFRLLTAILIVVFAFPAGYAQSGDMVKQKQELERIKREMEESRNNLDSLQALEKKVQREISEYEQRTSINQTVLDRLNKQLKNIRSDLQRAKSNQDDAQFRLSASRDRYISNLKFYYTGIRWDQFETAGQVSAEKDALLRVLYLRAVAAYDRRQVTRSSEYLRDAEKEYSALASRVKMVGDAQKKKKYENALVSSQMTKRERELLRVKRKKESEADRLLSLSEEAKQMEQLISRLEDARRRREESPRTTEFKFATGNFASYKGALLAPISGRITAGYGWKTDPVTKLKSFSPGIEIDGKVGAPIRAVADGVVAYVGALRGYGVFAIIEHEDGFYSTYAGLSRALVDKDQIVKRGESLGAAENGRVKFELRQGKDPLDPVEWIKLDNIK; this is translated from the coding sequence ATGATAATTAGTAAATCGACATTTCGGCTCTTGACGGCGATTCTTATCGTGGTTTTTGCATTCCCCGCGGGATATGCTCAAAGCGGCGATATGGTCAAGCAGAAGCAGGAGTTGGAAAGAATTAAGAGAGAGATGGAAGAAAGCCGGAATAATCTTGATTCTCTCCAGGCTTTGGAAAAAAAGGTTCAACGGGAAATTTCCGAATATGAACAAAGGACCTCAATCAATCAAACGGTCCTGGACCGGTTAAATAAGCAGTTAAAAAATATTCGTTCCGATCTGCAAAGGGCCAAATCGAATCAGGATGACGCCCAGTTCAGACTTTCGGCCTCGAGAGATCGCTATATCAGCAACTTGAAATTTTACTATACCGGGATTCGATGGGACCAGTTCGAGACCGCCGGTCAGGTTTCCGCGGAGAAGGATGCCCTCCTCAGGGTTCTCTATCTGCGGGCGGTCGCCGCCTACGATCGCCGGCAAGTCACGCGCTCCTCCGAATATCTCAGGGATGCCGAGAAGGAATATTCCGCACTGGCCAGCAGAGTAAAAATGGTCGGCGACGCTCAGAAAAAGAAGAAATATGAAAATGCCCTGGTGTCATCCCAGATGACAAAAAGAGAGCGGGAATTGCTCCGGGTCAAAAGGAAAAAAGAAAGTGAAGCCGATCGGCTGTTATCTCTTTCCGAGGAAGCCAAACAGATGGAGCAATTAATTTCCCGGCTCGAAGATGCGCGTCGGCGTCGTGAGGAATCGCCTCGAACGACAGAATTTAAATTTGCGACGGGTAATTTTGCCTCCTACAAAGGTGCGCTTTTGGCTCCTATTTCGGGACGGATTACCGCCGGCTATGGATGGAAAACTGATCCGGTCACGAAATTGAAATCTTTCTCGCCCGGAATAGAAATAGATGGAAAGGTCGGCGCACCGATCCGGGCGGTGGCCGATGGGGTCGTCGCTTATGTCGGCGCCCTTCGCGGATATGGTGTCTTCGCGATAATCGAACATGAAGATGGTTTTTATTCTACCTATGCCGGGTTGAGCAGGGCACTTGTCGATAAGGATCAAATTGTCAAGAGAGGCGAAAGTCTGGGCGCCGCTGAAAATGGCCGGGTAAAATTTGAACTCCGCCAGGGTAAAGATCCTCTGGACCCGGTGGAATGGATAAAACTTGATAACATTAAGTAA
- a CDS encoding membrane hypothetical protein (Evidence 5 : Unknown function): MSKFIYLLGKGVGLIFRRPIASMGTLLSLFLLFFLFDMLWVTSRTIGAYYDRQLADINIEIFLQDSLPDSAVGALVSSIGQMDGVDTAGYISRDDARARLENLMGTDLLDGFESNPLPRSVIVTFKENFLNSTRLEEFKNKIQSFQGIAEVFYARGWLERVELAKVLARRALLILGIIIFLAAFLNLTYAIRLAVRTGEYGIRQLSLMGGGTYFISFPYIFSAAIYALAASAGSWLVLNYTSRFYSLKNVEILIPGPSEIVYFCLLATLIGLVGGFIGSRRIAA, from the coding sequence ATGAGCAAATTCATATATCTGCTGGGAAAAGGTGTCGGCTTGATATTTCGCCGTCCGATCGCCTCGATGGGAACTCTTCTATCGCTATTCCTCCTTTTCTTCCTGTTCGACATGCTATGGGTGACCTCCCGTACCATAGGAGCGTATTACGACCGTCAGTTAGCGGATATTAATATCGAGATCTTTTTGCAGGATTCTTTGCCCGATTCCGCCGTGGGAGCGCTGGTTTCCTCCATTGGTCAAATGGATGGAGTCGATACGGCGGGATATATTTCCCGCGACGATGCCAGAGCCCGACTTGAAAATCTCATGGGGACCGATTTGCTCGACGGTTTTGAATCCAATCCCCTGCCGCGATCTGTCATAGTTACTTTTAAGGAAAACTTCCTGAACAGCACCCGGCTTGAGGAATTTAAAAATAAAATTCAATCGTTTCAGGGCATTGCCGAAGTCTTTTATGCCAGAGGCTGGTTGGAGAGAGTGGAATTGGCCAAAGTCTTGGCCCGGCGCGCCCTTCTCATTCTGGGCATCATCATCTTTCTCGCGGCCTTCTTGAATCTCACCTACGCCATCCGGCTGGCCGTCAGAACCGGCGAATATGGAATCAGGCAATTATCATTGATGGGCGGCGGGACTTATTTCATTTCCTTTCCCTATATTTTCAGCGCGGCCATTTATGCTTTGGCGGCTTCCGCCGGAAGTTGGCTGGTCCTCAATTATACCTCCCGGTTTTATTCGCTTAAAAATGTGGAGATATTGATTCCCGGACCTTCGGAAATTGTCTACTTCTGCCTGTTGGCGACTCTGATTGGCTTGGTTGGCGGTTTTATCGGTTCACGCAGAATTGCGGCATGA
- a CDS encoding putative Lipoprotein-releasing system ATP-binding protein LolD (Evidence 3 : Putative function from multiple computational evidences) yields the protein MNSREKAVDIVSVNLTTDTGYNIFRDLNFTLFAGETAIISGSAGSGKTYLSELIIGGQRPNSGSVNIFGQNIYSAGEGQKAAIRRRIGGVGGIFDLLPFDTVEINLQYPLILRGASRKARKMKSEQIMAQLNISALRSRKVTSLTRGERLKVLLARAIIADQPLLLIDEPLDRMGPAAATDINTVLKRLSVSGYTMLILTTEQEKPSIPQAREFRLYEGRLL from the coding sequence TTGAATAGTCGAGAAAAAGCGGTAGATATTGTTTCGGTAAATCTGACAACCGATACCGGCTACAACATCTTCCGCGACTTAAACTTTACCCTCTTTGCAGGCGAGACCGCCATCATTTCCGGCTCCGCCGGTTCCGGCAAGACCTATCTTTCGGAGCTGATTATTGGCGGTCAAAGGCCTAATTCCGGTTCTGTCAACATTTTCGGACAGAATATTTATTCAGCGGGTGAAGGACAGAAGGCCGCCATTAGACGTCGAATTGGCGGAGTCGGCGGCATCTTCGATCTGCTCCCCTTCGATACAGTAGAGATTAATCTTCAATATCCCTTGATATTAAGAGGCGCTTCTCGAAAAGCCAGGAAAATGAAATCCGAACAAATTATGGCGCAGCTGAATATTTCTGCCCTGCGCTCCCGAAAAGTTACCTCATTGACCCGGGGGGAGCGACTCAAAGTCCTTCTCGCCCGAGCCATAATCGCCGACCAGCCACTACTTCTTATAGATGAACCTTTGGATCGCATGGGGCCGGCCGCCGCCACTGACATAAATACCGTTTTGAAGCGACTTTCCGTCTCAGGGTATACAATGCTGATTCTGACCACGGAACAGGAAAAGCCATCAATTCCCCAGGCGCGTGAATTTAGGCTATATGAGGGACGTCTTCTATGA
- a CDS encoding Phosphoesterase PA-phosphatase related protein (modular protein), which produces MRLLSFIKISIGLILWLLLAGAGGNSFAAISPQIDSSNAPGTVSADSCRTEFIFSSAYAGTLWNDGKYILRSPLRWRKTDWIKFSAGLAAVSGSMFLLDRPVRDFMRRNRNHTTDDIGKFYEPFGRQYPFGLSGAFYVIGLIAKNKNAQRTGLDGFAASLIASEIITPALKITLGRSRPWQNRGLYHYHPFSGDDSFPSGHTTRAFMLATVISEHYPRTWVKILAYSTATMVACSRMNYDMHFFSDVTAGALIGTFVARAVVRLNEQRRCQKQD; this is translated from the coding sequence TTGCGTCTTTTGTCTTTTATTAAAATCTCGATAGGGTTAATCCTCTGGCTCCTTCTTGCCGGCGCCGGAGGTAATTCCTTCGCCGCCATCAGTCCTCAAATCGATTCGTCAAACGCCCCTGGGACAGTGAGTGCCGATTCTTGCCGCACTGAGTTCATCTTTTCGAGTGCCTATGCCGGCACATTATGGAACGATGGCAAGTATATACTCCGGTCTCCGTTACGTTGGCGCAAAACCGATTGGATAAAATTCTCCGCCGGCCTCGCCGCGGTGAGCGGGTCGATGTTCCTACTGGATCGCCCGGTGCGTGATTTTATGAGGCGCAATCGCAACCATACCACCGACGACATCGGCAAATTCTATGAGCCGTTTGGCCGCCAATATCCTTTCGGCCTCTCTGGGGCATTTTATGTCATTGGGCTGATTGCCAAAAATAAGAACGCTCAGCGGACCGGTCTTGACGGGTTCGCCGCCAGTCTGATCGCCTCCGAAATCATTACTCCGGCTCTGAAAATCACTCTCGGGCGCAGTCGCCCCTGGCAAAATCGCGGTCTTTATCATTATCATCCGTTCAGCGGCGACGATTCCTTTCCCTCCGGACACACCACCCGGGCCTTCATGCTGGCCACGGTAATTTCCGAGCATTATCCCCGAACCTGGGTGAAAATCCTGGCCTACAGTACCGCAACGATGGTGGCCTGTTCCCGGATGAACTATGATATGCACTTCTTTTCAGATGTCACCGCCGGAGCTCTTATCGGAACCTTCGTCGCCAGGGCGGTGGTGCGTCTTAACGAACAAAGACGCTGTCAGAAACAAGATTGA
- a CDS encoding exported hypothetical protein (Evidence 5 : Unknown function) → MKTSLLLLVTLISVNVLGADSNWHQIPAGTGGILNSVFFCDQDRGMAVTSDGLIIKFFDKGKVSFDTLQQNLPLQGIFFLPGCEKGFICGAKGSLFRTTDGGQTWSRQQFDSSYWFFDISFSDSLHGLLIGSNVHSEYSMAGVAFITSDGGITWDSVAIKGRQLDNIDISPEGITAVTGAGRIFISRDRGKTWEEHNSPEGGAVRAAAIRGNIGLMVGMNGYVALSDDTGHTWQKYLVLSEDKHLLDLVMVDAKRMYAGGGDGVILYSDDSGRDWIPEASTTNGELMEMRKIGNRLYACGSSGILIYKDLGKK, encoded by the coding sequence ATGAAGACAAGTTTATTGCTTCTCGTGACTCTTATTTCTGTTAATGTATTGGGCGCTGATTCCAACTGGCATCAAATTCCTGCCGGCACCGGAGGAATACTAAATAGCGTTTTCTTCTGCGATCAGGATCGGGGCATGGCGGTGACAAGCGACGGTCTTATAATAAAGTTCTTCGATAAAGGCAAAGTTTCCTTCGACACTCTTCAACAGAATCTGCCGCTACAGGGCATATTTTTCCTGCCGGGATGCGAGAAAGGATTCATCTGCGGGGCCAAGGGATCATTATTCAGGACCACCGATGGAGGTCAGACATGGTCGCGGCAACAGTTTGACAGCAGTTACTGGTTCTTTGACATTTCTTTTTCCGACTCGCTGCATGGTCTATTGATCGGTTCCAATGTCCACAGCGAGTACAGCATGGCAGGAGTGGCTTTTATTACATCGGATGGAGGCATCACCTGGGACTCGGTCGCGATTAAAGGCCGCCAACTTGATAATATCGACATATCTCCGGAGGGAATAACAGCGGTCACGGGCGCGGGCCGGATTTTTATTTCGAGGGATAGGGGCAAAACCTGGGAGGAACATAATTCACCCGAGGGAGGAGCGGTTCGAGCGGCGGCGATTCGAGGCAATATCGGGCTGATGGTGGGAATGAACGGATATGTAGCTCTTTCCGATGATACAGGACATACCTGGCAGAAATATCTGGTTTTAAGCGAAGATAAGCATCTTCTTGACCTCGTCATGGTTGATGCCAAACGGATGTATGCCGGCGGGGGTGACGGGGTAATTCTTTACAGCGATGATTCCGGCCGAGACTGGATCCCCGAGGCCAGCACGACCAACGGGGAATTGATGGAAATGAGGAAAATCGGCAACCGTTTATATGCCTGCGGGAGTTCGGGAATCCTGATTTATAAGGATTTGGGAAAGAAATAA
- a CDS encoding conserved membrane hypothetical protein (Evidence 4 : Unknown function but conserved in other organisms) yields the protein MPIVKDEVLAGLIAVAFKALRVKKIIIGSFFLILSFLIYILILNSVALIDSADWVPSALPSFAVPQTVVSSIVFYLGLAVLILIVMDGMTAIAKFDYEEISGHRFYPMRSAMRFGFSRFKQLLMSEAAIILFLLFVILLGAAIGLLTRLPVLGDILFSVFFVFPNFVVAMLAVLVIFALAASIMIMPAAVAADKKGEAFNSIQETFSTIIRRPIHWTVLTIYSLIWAKIGGFVFAYFSYRAVQFIKFSTMLGGGEKTANLIGGGLSHLPLHSPPAYHTFSLFPGSRIGIHLDSLLSAGGTGWAGYLMALSLFLIFVLIWGYIFSVIATGQAYLFAYIRKIRGIEKAKRYQK from the coding sequence ATGCCGATTGTAAAGGACGAGGTTCTCGCCGGCCTGATAGCGGTCGCCTTTAAAGCGTTACGGGTGAAGAAAATCATTATCGGTTCATTCTTCCTGATCCTGAGTTTCCTGATTTACATATTAATCCTCAATTCTGTGGCCCTGATAGATAGCGCTGATTGGGTTCCCAGCGCTTTACCGAGTTTTGCCGTGCCGCAAACGGTCGTTTCGAGCATTGTTTTCTATCTGGGGCTTGCGGTTTTAATATTGATCGTAATGGACGGGATGACGGCCATCGCCAAATTTGATTATGAGGAAATAAGCGGCCATCGCTTTTATCCAATGCGGAGCGCCATGAGGTTCGGATTTTCCCGATTCAAGCAATTACTGATGTCGGAGGCGGCCATCATTCTGTTTTTATTATTTGTTATCCTGCTGGGGGCGGCTATAGGTCTTTTGACACGCCTTCCTGTCCTGGGGGATATATTGTTCAGCGTATTTTTTGTTTTTCCCAATTTCGTAGTGGCGATGCTGGCCGTGCTGGTGATATTTGCCCTGGCCGCATCGATAATGATAATGCCGGCCGCGGTTGCTGCGGACAAGAAGGGCGAGGCCTTTAATTCAATTCAGGAGACTTTTTCGACAATTATACGGCGGCCGATCCATTGGACGGTTCTGACGATTTATTCTCTGATCTGGGCCAAGATAGGTGGATTTGTATTCGCCTATTTTTCGTATCGGGCGGTGCAGTTTATAAAATTCAGCACGATGCTGGGGGGCGGTGAAAAGACCGCCAATCTTATTGGAGGCGGCTTGAGCCATCTCCCGCTTCACAGTCCGCCGGCATATCATACATTCAGCCTTTTCCCGGGATCAAGGATCGGTATCCATTTGGACTCCCTGCTTTCGGCCGGCGGAACCGGTTGGGCGGGGTATTTGATGGCCTTATCGCTCTTCCTGATATTTGTCCTAATCTGGGGCTATATTTTTTCTGTTATCGCCACGGGACAGGCTTATTTATTTGCTTATATTCGAAAAATCCGCGGTATAGAAAAAGCGAAGCGATATCAGAAATGA